From one Paenibacillus sp. FSL K6-1330 genomic stretch:
- a CDS encoding AAA family ATPase, with the protein MLYLTNFKLSSSISSNPNIYPDHVFRHMAGEVLLFDRITVLYGSNGSGKSSLLNLIANKLGIAGAERMTSYGHNVYAQRFIEESSYQLGHDDQEHPLYKLPDGSRYIKSEDLLYEIKKIQQESVLREGLLHEQFVQGKSKAEVEELEQSYEFKKKMDIIQFAQEKYSNGETSMQFFEEYLLPGQLYLLDEPETSLSPANQIMLAEQMNDLARYFDSQFIIATHSPFVLGTLHAKIYNLDAKILQTAEWFELDNVQFFYRFFHKHQRLFE; encoded by the coding sequence ATGCTATATTTAACTAACTTCAAACTCTCTTCCTCCATTTCCAGTAACCCGAATATATATCCCGATCATGTGTTCAGGCACATGGCAGGGGAAGTTCTGCTGTTTGATCGAATCACGGTATTATACGGCAGTAATGGCTCCGGCAAATCCTCCTTGCTGAATCTAATCGCCAACAAATTGGGAATTGCGGGCGCTGAGCGAATGACAAGCTATGGTCACAACGTGTACGCGCAGCGGTTTATCGAGGAGAGCAGCTACCAACTCGGGCATGATGACCAGGAGCATCCCCTATATAAGCTTCCCGACGGGAGCCGGTACATCAAGTCAGAGGATCTATTGTATGAAATCAAGAAAATACAGCAGGAAAGCGTGCTTCGCGAAGGGTTGCTGCATGAGCAGTTCGTTCAGGGAAAGAGCAAGGCCGAGGTAGAAGAGCTGGAGCAGTCGTATGAGTTCAAAAAGAAGATGGATATCATTCAATTCGCTCAGGAGAAATATTCGAACGGGGAGACGTCGATGCAGTTTTTTGAGGAATATTTGCTTCCCGGGCAACTGTATTTACTGGATGAACCGGAAACGTCGCTTTCTCCGGCGAATCAAATCATGCTGGCCGAGCAAATGAACGATCTGGCGCGTTATTTTGACAGTCAATTCATTATTGCTACGCATTCTCCTTTTGTTCTGGGTACGCTTCATGCGAAGATCTACAATCTCGATGCCAAGATTTTGCAAACGGCAGAATGGTTTGAACTCGACAATGTACAATTCTTTTACCGGTTTTTTCATAAACATCAAAGGTTGTTTGAATGA
- a CDS encoding DUF4317 domain-containing protein, whose translation MNKKEVANIRKQFKLDHDLMNIYDILNVYITKETNEIYHWERLPFELVDREKQELYMGNFKKLLTGELDQKLFELRFQEAAEEPAQVMLHQALVSGDPEEWQDLMLMLVDRMLKDAQYERDMVVTFVRGQYYMPTKARNDEAEESEKNEVFAHPFILCSVNSTEKQRKTLLFDYVEREFKYNIIVDPIIKLSTPEQGFLYPSVTDNYSDVNRILYCTGKSNFPDPHFVEQVLNGERSVTALEERAIFEDIVKEVAGEQLDSATIAQVYEEINRVIEINEETKEEEPPKLDYKDLERVLNASGVEDVTTEKVERAFETIVDNKNYEMKATSVMPKYTSKSIKIETKVATISVSPQDLRYVKQVNFQGKRCIMIEVDEDVAIEGFTLASETLLS comes from the coding sequence ATGAACAAAAAAGAAGTCGCCAATATACGCAAGCAATTTAAGCTGGATCACGATTTAATGAATATTTACGATATTCTCAATGTCTATATTACGAAGGAAACGAATGAAATCTATCATTGGGAGCGCCTGCCGTTCGAGCTGGTGGATCGGGAGAAGCAAGAGTTATACATGGGTAATTTCAAAAAACTGCTGACCGGCGAACTGGATCAAAAATTGTTCGAATTGAGGTTTCAGGAAGCAGCGGAAGAACCGGCGCAGGTCATGCTTCACCAAGCGCTCGTGTCGGGTGATCCGGAAGAATGGCAGGACTTGATGCTGATGCTGGTGGATAGAATGCTGAAGGATGCCCAGTATGAGCGGGATATGGTGGTCACGTTCGTGCGGGGACAGTATTATATGCCGACCAAGGCGAGAAACGATGAAGCGGAAGAGAGCGAGAAGAACGAGGTGTTCGCCCATCCGTTCATTTTATGCAGCGTGAATTCTACGGAGAAACAACGGAAGACGCTCTTGTTCGATTATGTGGAGCGGGAGTTCAAGTACAATATCATAGTAGATCCGATTATCAAGTTAAGTACGCCGGAGCAAGGATTCCTGTACCCTAGCGTGACGGACAATTATTCCGATGTGAATCGTATTTTGTATTGTACGGGAAAATCGAATTTTCCGGATCCGCATTTTGTCGAACAGGTCTTGAACGGAGAAAGATCCGTGACGGCACTTGAAGAGCGAGCGATCTTCGAAGATATCGTCAAGGAAGTGGCCGGCGAACAGCTCGATTCAGCCACCATTGCCCAGGTGTACGAAGAAATCAACCGGGTGATCGAAATTAATGAAGAGACGAAGGAGGAAGAACCTCCGAAGCTGGATTATAAAGATCTGGAGCGCGTACTGAATGCAAGCGGCGTAGAGGACGTGACGACCGAGAAGGTGGAGCGGGCATTTGAAACCATCGTGGACAACAAGAACTATGAAATGAAAGCAACCAGCGTCATGCCGAAGTATACTTCCAAATCCATTAAGATCGAAACCAAGGTAGCTACGATTTCGGTTAGCCCGCAGGATTTAAGGTATGTCAAACAGGTGAATTTCCAAGGTAAACGCTGCATCATGATTGAAGTCGATGAAGATGTCGCGATTGAAGGGTTTACGCTAGCTTCAGAGACGCTTTTAAGTTAA
- a CDS encoding ABC transporter ATP-binding protein gives MTTLIEFKNVTKAYSIGEVTIQALAGVDFSILEGEFVVILGASGAGKSTILNILGGMDTATSGQVFVGDQEITGWSEKRLTEYRGEKVGFVFQFYNLIPNLNALENVEFATEVCKDHLDARDILHKVGLTDRLKNFPSQLSGGEQQRVAIARAVAKNPALLLCDEPTGALDYVTGKSVLKLLQDLNKETKTSVVLVTHNSAIAPMADKVIRVKSGKIESITINEHKQSIEGIEW, from the coding sequence GTGACAACGTTAATCGAATTCAAAAACGTAACCAAGGCCTATTCAATCGGCGAGGTGACGATTCAAGCCCTTGCGGGCGTTGACTTCTCCATATTAGAGGGGGAATTCGTCGTGATTCTAGGGGCCAGCGGGGCGGGGAAAAGCACGATTTTGAACATTCTCGGCGGGATGGATACCGCTACCTCGGGACAAGTGTTTGTTGGAGATCAAGAGATTACAGGATGGAGCGAGAAGAGATTAACCGAATATCGAGGCGAGAAGGTTGGCTTTGTATTTCAATTCTATAACCTGATTCCGAATTTGAATGCGCTGGAGAACGTGGAATTTGCAACAGAGGTATGTAAGGACCATCTGGACGCCCGTGATATTTTACATAAGGTTGGACTAACGGATCGTTTGAAGAACTTCCCTTCCCAGCTCTCTGGCGGTGAACAGCAAAGAGTTGCGATCGCAAGAGCGGTTGCCAAGAATCCCGCGCTTCTGCTCTGCGACGAACCCACCGGTGCTCTGGATTATGTGACAGGAAAATCGGTATTAAAGCTTCTTCAAGATTTGAACAAGGAAACGAAGACATCCGTCGTACTGGTCACCCATAACTCGGCCATCGCGCCGATGGCGGATAAAGTGATCCGCGTCAAGAGCGGGAAGATCGAGAGCATCACGATCAATGAGCACAAACAAAGCATTGAAGGGATCGAGTGGTGA
- a CDS encoding FtsX-like permease family protein — translation MKILSLKLLRDMKQSVGQFIAIVLVIAVGAFFYTGLVTLSDNLSAYTKGYFQEHNLSDLNVYYGEISAEDVADLRSIEGIHHIEGRYTVQAEQAFEDDKATLTVHSIPVPNAINTSRMMEGRMPEEPNEILLDSHYAEAHHYRIGDSIRIRVNDKDMTFTISGLNENVEHAKKNETQDHQVYGIAYIPEETIPEITGGMFYNEVMIDAQDGYDIDQLGQAIEAHSQSLPYVSQVSKERTFNYSQTQQTIHNNKLMSRVIPIVLFLIEAVILFLIMSRVIDSQRNQVGIMKALGVKKRSIMLHYMGYPVLASVIGSILGFAIAAALFIPLITTSIGRSYSLPDLTFTLSFFTLLPPMICSSAFGMLSCYLSGRAILQERAAQAMRPKPPKKMKKLLIENIPGMWSRLPYSYKIILRNIFLNKQKAFASSVGVVVSTVLLISAFGTQTALLKVASQIEEVNTYDLRVDYSMGSFPDQAALPSGIADHYGLSTYPVEFIQGENKENAALVVTEQDNELIRFYDEKGNRLSLEEHGVLVPKSYADQYHIAEGDTIQIQFTAPEFNQTIVDMRVLDISTQYSNPSFYSTPSYIKSLGIDYDPSSLLVSVHSAADLADVRSFFEQDPQVDAIADKNDLKKSAQYMLKQNSFIFIMFIVCAVILSFGAIYTISSINIYERNRELATLKVLGYPKRKINRLIFSENMLLTAFAVIVALPISGYVYSIIINALSSTHQQIPDQLNLVILLASVVLAFFLTLLSNLMLRKKVTRIHMIESLKGVE, via the coding sequence ATGAAGATTTTATCGTTGAAATTATTAAGGGACATGAAACAGTCGGTAGGACAATTCATAGCCATTGTTTTGGTTATCGCGGTGGGAGCTTTTTTCTACACGGGGCTGGTTACCTTGAGCGACAATCTTAGCGCCTATACGAAGGGGTATTTTCAAGAACATAATCTAAGCGATTTGAACGTCTATTACGGTGAAATTTCCGCAGAGGATGTTGCGGATTTACGGAGCATTGAAGGCATTCATCATATTGAAGGGCGTTATACCGTCCAGGCCGAACAGGCTTTTGAAGATGATAAAGCTACATTAACGGTGCATTCGATCCCCGTACCGAATGCAATCAACACGTCCAGGATGATGGAGGGCAGGATGCCAGAAGAGCCTAATGAGATCCTGTTGGACTCCCACTATGCCGAGGCGCATCATTACCGTATCGGTGATTCCATCCGCATACGTGTGAATGACAAGGATATGACGTTCACGATCAGCGGCTTGAACGAGAATGTGGAGCATGCCAAGAAGAACGAAACCCAGGACCATCAAGTTTATGGAATCGCTTATATCCCCGAAGAGACCATTCCTGAAATCACAGGCGGCATGTTTTACAATGAGGTCATGATTGATGCCCAGGATGGTTACGATATTGACCAGTTAGGCCAAGCCATTGAGGCACATTCCCAGTCGCTCCCTTATGTAAGTCAGGTTAGTAAAGAGCGGACCTTCAACTATTCCCAGACCCAGCAAACGATTCATAATAATAAGCTGATGAGCAGGGTGATCCCGATCGTGCTCTTTTTGATTGAAGCGGTGATCCTGTTTCTGATCATGTCAAGGGTTATCGATTCTCAGCGAAATCAAGTGGGCATTATGAAGGCATTAGGGGTGAAAAAAAGAAGCATCATGCTGCATTACATGGGCTACCCTGTGCTGGCGAGTGTCATCGGCTCCATCCTGGGCTTTGCCATAGCCGCCGCCCTGTTCATTCCACTCATTACAACGTCGATTGGAAGATCCTACTCCTTGCCTGACCTGACGTTCACCCTTTCGTTCTTTACACTCCTACCTCCAATGATCTGCTCCAGTGCGTTTGGCATGCTGTCCTGCTATTTAAGTGGCAGAGCGATATTGCAAGAACGTGCTGCCCAGGCGATGCGTCCGAAACCGCCGAAGAAAATGAAGAAGCTGCTCATCGAGAACATTCCGGGGATGTGGAGTCGGCTGCCTTACAGCTACAAGATCATTCTAAGAAATATCTTCTTAAATAAACAAAAAGCATTCGCGAGCTCCGTTGGCGTTGTGGTCAGTACGGTTTTGTTGATCAGCGCTTTTGGCACGCAGACGGCCCTACTCAAAGTAGCTAGCCAGATTGAAGAGGTAAATACGTATGATTTACGAGTCGATTATTCGATGGGATCGTTCCCGGATCAGGCAGCACTGCCCTCCGGCATTGCAGACCATTATGGGTTGTCCACCTACCCGGTGGAATTCATCCAAGGGGAAAACAAAGAAAACGCTGCGCTCGTGGTTACGGAGCAGGATAATGAGTTGATTCGCTTTTATGATGAAAAAGGCAATCGGCTATCGTTAGAGGAACATGGCGTGCTGGTACCGAAATCTTACGCGGATCAGTATCATATTGCTGAAGGGGATACGATTCAGATTCAATTTACGGCACCGGAGTTTAACCAAACCATCGTCGATATGAGGGTTCTGGATATATCCACACAGTATTCGAATCCGTCGTTCTACAGCACACCAAGCTATATAAAGAGTTTGGGGATCGACTACGATCCTTCTTCGCTGTTAGTGAGCGTACATAGCGCTGCAGATCTGGCGGACGTTCGCAGCTTCTTTGAACAAGATCCACAGGTAGATGCCATTGCGGACAAGAATGATCTCAAGAAATCAGCGCAATATATGCTGAAGCAAAACAGCTTTATCTTCATCATGTTTATCGTCTGCGCCGTCATTCTGTCCTTCGGCGCCATCTATACGATCTCTTCCATCAACATTTACGAAAGGAATCGTGAGCTTGCCACCCTGAAAGTCTTAGGCTATCCCAAACGTAAAATCAATCGGTTGATCTTCTCTGAGAACATGCTATTAACCGCTTTTGCGGTCATTGTCGCTCTGCCGATCAGCGGTTATGTCTATTCCATCATCATCAATGCGCTATCGAGTACCCATCAGCAAATCCCGGATCAATTAAACCTAGTGATCCTGCTGGCATCTGTTGTGCTGGCGTTCTTCCTGACCCTTCTCTCCAACCTCATGCTTCGGAAAAAAGTGACGCGGATTCATATGATAGAGTCGTTGAAGGGTGTGGAGTGA
- a CDS encoding dienelactone hydrolase produces MRFFEMLLFFSSACLLAFQFIVNQRIRRPALLLTSGAGSIFLVIHLLVEGYRVQLLFLYGFTLLMLILSLIDAFKTPAVVQTASRIRRVLGRLFIGFGLIATGCFLYVFPVFNFPEPTGELKVSTQVFHFIDSSREETFGTTTTGKRELMVQVWYPAQAGSSKYAPFIPDTRILRYMAANYGLPGFTFQHLKYVSSHAYSGAEVSPAQTSYPLILANPGFGSSRFLHTSQAENLASHGYIVAVIDHTFNTFATEFPDGRITTSTTNDLFSPDHDYRTESGNRDKLGKVLTDDVGFALDQFELIQSGQIPSRFKGKIDLKHVGVFGHSIGGATAYDASYDPRITAGIDLDGGLYRLRDREGLQKPFLFIHSESEFEQLKMVRDNRVYTDAELDRMGSTREWMDQVTEDKKLELKRMRETVGEGGQVLYIENTEHLNFTDVQFISPIFKILGITGKIAPERASSVINAYMLDFFDMYLKNQGGNLMKGPDSRFPEMKFATPLL; encoded by the coding sequence GTGAGGTTTTTTGAAATGCTGCTATTCTTTTCGAGTGCGTGTTTGTTGGCATTCCAGTTCATAGTCAATCAGCGTATCCGAAGACCAGCTTTGCTCCTGACAAGCGGAGCAGGCTCCATTTTTTTAGTGATCCATTTGCTTGTCGAAGGATACAGGGTTCAGCTATTATTTTTATACGGATTTACGCTCCTGATGCTTATTCTTTCACTGATAGACGCTTTCAAAACACCGGCAGTCGTTCAGACTGCTTCGCGAATCCGTAGGGTGCTGGGCCGCCTTTTTATCGGGTTTGGGTTAATCGCAACGGGATGCTTCCTCTATGTGTTTCCCGTATTCAACTTTCCGGAGCCAACTGGCGAGCTGAAGGTAAGTACACAAGTCTTTCATTTCATTGATTCAAGCCGGGAGGAGACATTTGGCACAACCACGACAGGCAAGAGGGAATTGATGGTTCAGGTATGGTATCCGGCCCAAGCTGGCTCCAGCAAGTATGCTCCCTTTATTCCCGATACCCGGATTTTACGTTATATGGCTGCGAACTATGGCCTTCCCGGGTTTACTTTTCAACACTTGAAGTACGTATCCAGTCATGCTTATTCGGGGGCCGAAGTCTCTCCAGCACAGACTTCATACCCGCTGATCCTTGCGAATCCCGGCTTCGGCTCTTCCAGGTTCCTCCATACGTCGCAAGCCGAAAATCTCGCGAGTCACGGATATATCGTGGCCGTGATCGACCACACCTTCAATACATTTGCAACAGAGTTTCCAGACGGTCGAATCACGACCAGCACAACCAACGACTTATTTTCGCCCGACCACGATTATCGGACCGAAAGCGGAAATCGCGACAAATTGGGAAAAGTTTTAACAGATGATGTGGGTTTTGCGCTGGACCAGTTTGAGCTTATCCAATCGGGGCAGATTCCAAGTCGTTTTAAAGGGAAGATTGATCTCAAGCATGTCGGGGTGTTTGGTCATTCCATCGGCGGAGCGACGGCCTATGACGCTTCTTACGATCCGCGAATCACGGCTGGAATAGACTTGGACGGAGGGCTTTACCGACTGCGTGACAGAGAGGGTCTGCAAAAGCCGTTTTTATTCATCCACTCGGAAAGCGAATTTGAACAATTAAAAATGGTGAGGGATAACCGAGTTTACACGGATGCAGAGCTTGACCGTATGGGCTCAACAAGAGAGTGGATGGATCAAGTAACGGAAGATAAAAAGCTGGAGCTTAAACGGATGCGCGAAACGGTCGGTGAAGGGGGACAAGTCCTTTATATTGAAAATACGGAGCATTTGAATTTTACCGATGTCCAGTTCATTTCACCTATTTTCAAAATACTGGGCATCACAGGGAAAATTGCACCTGAAAGAGCGAGCTCCGTTATTAATGCCTATATGCTGGATTTCTTCGACATGTATCTGAAAAATCAAGGTGGAAACTTAATGAAAGGACCGGATAGCCGCTTTCCCGAGATGAAGTTCGCAACCCCGCTATTATAA
- a CDS encoding ABC transporter transmembrane domain-containing protein: MIKSLPHEVSVAIQPHEPYNVIYWMLCDRSIDGEGYAHTYIILSKEKLLVVSYPGDTANVESIDIDNIETVFTVNLIASGIIVLQEDEERVIGAFTNGQMGSAAKFVSIFTKIKQKEDISDEEVVDRQENITCPKCGMRYPEEGRPICPKCMKKHAIFSRLLRFAGQYKLLMFFIVLFMLLNSATGLAIPYLQGTVLFDQALGNTGDFAGRIGLVILLIFVFRTISLLFGILFSTINARLAANVVFDLKASVFAAMQRLSLSFFQKKQTGQLMTRVSNDAQELQYFFVDGISYFIVNAMNIIGITTIMLIMDWKLTLICYIPIPFVLLLIRWVFPKLWRLSWRRHRRVSMLNAMISDTIQGTRVVKAFGKERQELERFQRANSSYSDSEQSFNLMSSTIFPILTILTQFGGILIWAFGGWRVMQGSLSFGEIMTFISYIYMLYGPLQFMNNIVNWWSSCMSAAQRIFEIQDAVSDVVEKEDAIPIERLNGDIRLSHVTFGYEPNKLILKDVSMHAKPGQMIGVVGRSGAGKSTLVNLISRLYDVTDGEIVIDGVNVKDFQIDTMRKNIGIVSQELYVFMGTIAENIAYADPECSLDDIINAARIANAHDFIEKLPDGYDTIVGTGGHILSGGEKQRISIARAVLHNPQILILDEATASLDTETELQIQEALETLIRGRTTIAIAHRLSTLRNADYLLVMDGGKVVEEGTHEQLMMIKGVYHGLVQKHDEALSMRRVG, translated from the coding sequence ATGATCAAGAGCTTACCGCATGAAGTGAGTGTCGCGATACAACCTCATGAACCCTATAACGTTATCTACTGGATGTTATGTGATCGGAGCATAGATGGCGAAGGCTACGCACACACCTACATAATTCTAAGCAAGGAAAAGTTGCTTGTTGTATCTTACCCAGGAGATACAGCGAATGTAGAGTCCATTGATATCGACAATATTGAAACCGTATTCACCGTCAATTTAATCGCCTCCGGTATCATTGTTCTACAAGAGGATGAGGAGCGGGTCATAGGAGCATTTACGAATGGACAGATGGGGAGCGCTGCCAAGTTTGTCTCGATCTTTACTAAGATTAAGCAGAAAGAAGACATTAGCGATGAAGAGGTTGTAGATCGCCAGGAGAACATCACTTGTCCGAAATGTGGAATGAGATATCCCGAAGAAGGCAGGCCAATTTGCCCGAAATGTATGAAGAAGCATGCCATATTCTCTAGGCTGCTTAGATTTGCTGGACAGTATAAACTTCTGATGTTTTTCATTGTTCTATTTATGCTGCTCAATTCGGCTACAGGTCTTGCCATACCCTATCTGCAAGGTACGGTGTTGTTCGACCAAGCACTTGGGAATACCGGAGACTTCGCTGGACGAATTGGTCTCGTGATCCTTCTCATTTTCGTTTTTCGGACGATTTCCTTATTGTTCGGGATCCTATTTAGCACGATAAATGCCAGATTGGCGGCGAATGTAGTATTTGATTTGAAGGCAAGCGTGTTCGCTGCGATGCAGCGGTTATCGCTTAGTTTTTTTCAGAAAAAACAAACCGGTCAGCTTATGACAAGGGTTAGCAATGATGCGCAAGAACTGCAGTATTTTTTCGTAGATGGCATTTCTTACTTTATCGTCAATGCCATGAATATCATCGGTATTACAACCATTATGTTGATTATGGACTGGAAACTCACATTGATCTGCTACATCCCGATTCCATTTGTCTTGCTGCTGATACGATGGGTGTTCCCTAAGCTATGGCGGTTGTCCTGGCGGAGACATCGACGTGTGAGCATGCTCAACGCCATGATCAGTGATACGATACAGGGTACGCGAGTTGTGAAAGCATTCGGGAAAGAACGTCAAGAGCTTGAGCGTTTCCAGAGAGCGAATTCATCCTACTCAGACTCGGAACAGTCCTTTAACCTGATGAGCAGTACAATCTTCCCGATATTAACGATCCTTACTCAATTTGGGGGCATCTTAATCTGGGCTTTTGGTGGTTGGAGGGTGATGCAGGGTAGTCTCTCGTTCGGTGAAATCATGACTTTTATAAGTTATATTTACATGCTGTATGGTCCACTACAGTTTATGAATAACATTGTCAATTGGTGGTCCAGTTGTATGAGTGCGGCGCAGCGCATTTTTGAAATACAGGATGCCGTCTCCGATGTTGTAGAAAAGGAGGATGCGATTCCTATAGAGCGCTTGAATGGCGATATTCGCCTTTCCCATGTCACCTTCGGTTATGAACCGAACAAGCTGATACTGAAAGATGTGTCAATGCATGCAAAACCAGGCCAGATGATCGGTGTCGTGGGACGCTCGGGTGCCGGTAAATCCACACTCGTGAATCTGATTTCTCGCCTATATGATGTTACAGATGGTGAAATCGTGATAGACGGAGTTAACGTAAAAGATTTCCAAATCGACACGATGCGCAAAAACATCGGGATTGTGTCGCAAGAGCTATATGTGTTTATGGGAACAATCGCCGAGAATATTGCTTACGCTGATCCTGAATGCTCGCTGGATGACATCATTAACGCTGCTCGAATTGCGAATGCGCATGATTTCATTGAAAAGCTGCCCGATGGTTATGACACGATCGTTGGTACTGGAGGTCATATTCTGTCTGGTGGAGAGAAGCAAAGAATATCCATCGCACGGGCGGTTCTGCATAATCCCCAAATTTTAATCCTGGATGAAGCAACGGCATCACTGGATACGGAGACGGAACTTCAAATACAAGAAGCGCTTGAAACGTTAATCCGAGGTAGAACAACGATAGCGATCGCACATCGGTTGTCTACATTAAGAAATGCGGATTACTTACTGGTTATGGATGGAGGCAAGGTTGTTGAAGAAGGGACACATGAACAATTAATGATGATAAAAGGCGTATACCATGGCTTAGTACAAAAGCATGATGAAGCGCTGAGCATGAGAAGGGTGGGTTAA
- a CDS encoding DUF1854 domain-containing protein, with the protein MQITEPNQSDLSVSASMNYLTADNTVFTKTEGQMLMVQVNDEKYPAVYLHCSFPHTNRREYISVRTGENKEIGIIKSLDEDFPKDTVSLLEEQIKMRYFAPEITKLIRIKEEFGYSYWETETVSGSVRFTVRSGGGNVKLVTDRKLLIIDVDGNRFVIEDIKHLSEKEYRLVEMYI; encoded by the coding sequence ATGCAAATCACGGAACCTAATCAATCCGATTTGTCTGTCTCAGCGAGTATGAATTATTTAACGGCTGATAACACAGTGTTTACGAAAACGGAAGGCCAAATGCTTATGGTTCAAGTGAATGATGAGAAATATCCGGCGGTATATTTGCACTGCTCTTTCCCACACACCAATAGAAGAGAATATATATCGGTTCGCACAGGTGAGAATAAAGAAATTGGCATCATCAAGTCTTTGGATGAAGATTTTCCGAAGGATACCGTTAGCCTGCTTGAGGAGCAAATAAAAATGAGATATTTTGCTCCTGAGATCACGAAACTGATCAGAATTAAAGAAGAATTCGGGTACTCCTACTGGGAGACGGAAACCGTGTCCGGGAGTGTTCGGTTTACGGTTCGTAGCGGCGGAGGGAATGTGAAGCTCGTAACCGATCGCAAGCTGTTAATTATCGATGTGGATGGGAACCGATTCGTCATCGAGGATATCAAGCATTTAAGCGAGAAGGAATATCGACTGGTAGAAATGTATATATAG